From one Geoalkalibacter halelectricus genomic stretch:
- a CDS encoding type II toxin-antitoxin system VapC family toxin translates to MRDLAIFNGQKIYLDTNIFIYALEGYADYSGLLDVLFNLIESGQTAAVSSELALGEALVKPMMDGNEKLVSIYQATIQDGPLLYVVPVHRDILVWAAQLRAQYTSLRLPDAIHAATAISAGCGYFLTNDRRLQALQSPKIVLLADLR, encoded by the coding sequence ATGAGGGACTTGGCGATATTCAATGGCCAGAAAATCTATCTCGACACGAACATCTTCATCTATGCACTAGAGGGTTACGCGGACTATTCCGGGTTGTTGGACGTGCTGTTCAATCTGATTGAGTCTGGCCAAACCGCGGCGGTTTCCAGTGAACTGGCACTAGGTGAAGCCTTGGTCAAGCCGATGATGGATGGAAATGAAAAGCTGGTATCCATCTACCAGGCGACCATTCAGGATGGCCCGCTGTTATACGTGGTGCCGGTGCACCGCGATATTCTCGTTTGGGCGGCGCAGCTTCGCGCGCAGTATACATCTCTACGGTTGCCCGATGCGATTCATGCAGCGACCGCGATCAGTGCCGGATGTGGGTACTTTCTGACGAATGACCGGCGGTTGCAGGCATTGCAGTCGCCAAAGATCGTATTGCTTGCCGACTTGAGGTAA
- a CDS encoding response regulator transcription factor, with amino-acid sequence MIRVLIADDHAIMREGLRLLLETQSDLKVVGEAGDGVEALELGRRLKPDIALLDVAMPRMNGIDTTRLLREASPETRVVILSMFEKELYAHQALSAGAYGYVLKAGKSEDLLTAIRTAAGGNYYLCRRIQAAVIETYLAHERPTAPTSEYDELSEREKEVFGLLVQGNSTAQISKILCISSKTVEKHRTAISRKLGLNSAIEMVKFAIRIGVVDPESWKI; translated from the coding sequence ATGATTCGCGTGCTGATCGCCGACGACCACGCCATAATGCGCGAAGGGTTGCGGCTGCTTCTCGAAACCCAGTCCGACCTCAAGGTGGTCGGCGAAGCCGGCGACGGCGTGGAAGCCCTGGAGCTGGGGCGCCGCCTCAAGCCCGACATCGCCCTGCTCGATGTCGCCATGCCGCGCATGAACGGCATCGACACCACCCGCCTGCTGCGCGAAGCCTCCCCCGAAACGCGGGTGGTGATCCTCTCCATGTTCGAAAAAGAACTCTACGCCCACCAGGCGCTCAGCGCCGGAGCCTACGGCTACGTCCTCAAAGCCGGTAAAAGCGAAGATCTGCTCACCGCCATCCGCACCGCAGCAGGCGGCAATTACTATCTGTGCCGTCGCATCCAGGCCGCGGTCATCGAAACCTACCTCGCCCATGAACGGCCCACGGCGCCAACCAGTGAATATGACGAGCTCAGCGAGCGCGAAAAAGAGGTTTTTGGCCTGCTGGTGCAAGGCAACAGCACCGCCCAAATCAGTAAAATTCTCTGCATCAGCAGCAAAACCGTCGAAAAGCACCGCACCGCCATCAGCCGCAAGCTCGGCCTGAACAGCGCCATCGAAATGGTCAAGTTCGCCATCCGCATCGGGGTGGTCGATCCGGAGAGTTGGAAGATTTGA
- a CDS encoding sensor histidine kinase — MLLLNLLPGLYPWARPLIDSAILLLLVLVPVYFFIYRPMNRARQALADEARMLSRQLIHAVEGERARLGRDLHDDAAQYIAALKMAVATLANTPGTEDQGIKNQLLRIDQLLDQTRDRVHQVATSLLPPDLSGKGLVGALQSLTQECARRFPQTRITFSHSGREGFRDAEIGLALYRVCQEGLCNALRHGQPQNISVDLCCSPDLLRLTLRDDGQGFDADTHAREESSLDGIGLLGMRERVLAVGGSINIRSSPGGGTLIQVVIPVEERANS, encoded by the coding sequence TGCTCCTTCTGGTTCTGGTTCCGGTTTATTTTTTCATTTACCGTCCCATGAATCGGGCACGACAAGCCCTGGCGGATGAAGCACGGATGCTCAGTCGCCAACTGATTCACGCGGTCGAGGGCGAGCGCGCCCGCTTGGGCCGTGATCTGCACGACGACGCGGCGCAATACATCGCCGCGCTCAAAATGGCGGTGGCGACCCTGGCCAACACGCCGGGAACCGAAGATCAAGGGATAAAAAATCAATTGTTGCGCATCGATCAACTGCTCGACCAGACCCGCGATCGCGTGCATCAAGTGGCGACCAGCCTGCTGCCCCCCGACCTCTCTGGAAAGGGGTTGGTCGGCGCGCTTCAGTCGCTTACGCAAGAATGCGCGCGGCGTTTTCCGCAAACCCGCATCACCTTTAGCCACTCCGGCCGCGAGGGCTTTCGCGATGCTGAGATCGGACTGGCCCTCTACCGGGTTTGCCAGGAAGGGCTGTGCAATGCCCTGCGCCATGGCCAACCCCAAAATATTTCCGTGGACCTATGCTGTAGCCCTGACCTGCTGCGTTTGACCCTGCGCGACGACGGCCAGGGTTTTGATGCCGATACCCATGCCCGCGAGGAGAGCAGCCTCGATGGCATCGGCTTGCTCGGCATGCGCGAGCGGGTCTTGGCCGTGGGTGGGAGCATCAACATTCGAAGCTCCCCGGGGGGCGGAACCTTGATCCAGGTCGTCATCCCCGTCGAGGAAAGGGCAAATTCATGA